The following proteins are co-located in the Rattus norvegicus strain BN/NHsdMcwi chromosome X, GRCr8, whole genome shotgun sequence genome:
- the Gjb1 gene encoding gap junction beta-1 protein isoform X1, with protein sequence MNWTGLYTLLSGVNRHSTAIGRVWLSVIFIFRIMVLVVAAESVWGDEKSSFICNTLQPGCNSVCYDHFFPISHVRLWSLQLILVSTPALLVAMHVAHQQHIEKKMLRLEGHGDPLHLEEVKRHKVHISGTLWWTYVISVVFRLLFEAVFMYVFYLLYPGYAMVRLVKCEAFPCPNTVDCFVSRPTEKTVFTVFMLAASGICIILNVAEVVYLIIRACARRAQRRSNPPSRKGSGFGHRLSPEYKQNEINKLLSEQDGSLKDILRRSPGTGAGLAEKSDRCSAC encoded by the coding sequence ATGAACTGGACAGGTCTATACACCTTGCTCAGTGGCGTGAATCGGCATTCTACAGCCATTGGCCGAGTATGGCTGTCCGTCATCTTTATCTTCAGAATCATGGTGCTGGTGGTGGCTGCAGAGAGCGTGTGGGGTGATGAGAAGTCTTCTTTCATCTGTAACACCCTCCAGCCGGGCTGTAACAGCGTCTGCTATGACCATTTTTTCCCCATCTCCCATGTGCGCCTGTGGTCCCTGCAACTCATCTTGGTTTCCACCCCAGCTCTCCTCGTGGCAATGCACGTGGCTCACCAACAacacatagaaaagaaaatgctacGGCTTGAGGGGCACGGGGACCCCCTTCACCTGGAAGAGGTAAAGAGGCACAAGGTGCACATCTCAGGGACACTGTGGTGGACCTATGTCATCAGTGTGGTGTTCCGGCTGCTGTTTGAGGCTGTCTTCATGTATGTCTTCTATCTGCTCTACCCGGGCTATGCCATGGTGCGGCTGGTCAAGTGTGAGGCCTTCCCCTGCCCCAACACGGTGGACTGCTTCGTGTCCCGCCCCACTGAGAAAACCGTCTTCACTGTCTTTATGCTCGCCGCCTCCGGCATCTGCATTATCCTCAACGTGGCGGAGGTGGTGTACCTCATCATCCGGGCCTGTGCCCGCCGTGCTCAGCGCCGCTCCAATCCGCCCTCCCGCAAGGGCTCGGGCTTCGGCCACCGCCTCTCACCTGAATACAAGCAGAATGAGATCAACAAGCTGCTGAGCGAGCAGGATGGCTCTCTGAAAGACATACTGCGCCGCAGTCCTGGCACTGGGGCCGGGCTGGCTGAGAAGAGCGACCGATGCTCAGCCTGCTGA